A portion of the Limosilactobacillus reuteri genome contains these proteins:
- a CDS encoding IS30 family transposase codes for MTYTHLTTNELTIIAHSFVQKLKAYRVAQMIKRCAETVYRVYRYLETGASIADYQDHYMRNKQRCGRKRTQLSLAELTYINDKIAQGWTPDTIIGRAERPISCNRRTLYRMFERGQFGFDVRSLPMRGKRHPNGYVERRGKAGQLGRSIHERAKDFPHYATEFGHLEADTVQGKKHQGAVMTLTERQSKVEIVLNVHEKTADAINQHLSQWLRKFPRHFFKSITFDNGKEFAGWREIANQFDLHTYFAEVGAPNQRGLNENNNGLLRRDGLTKQLDFRNLPDELVTQLMSKRNNLPRKSLGYRTPYEVFMSYVTDEQLFSF; via the coding sequence ATGACTTACACCCATCTTACCACAAACGAGCTGACAATCATCGCCCATTCTTTCGTGCAAAAGCTTAAAGCGTACCGAGTGGCCCAAATGATCAAACGTTGCGCCGAAACCGTTTATCGCGTTTATCGTTACCTGGAAACCGGTGCCTCAATTGCTGATTATCAAGATCACTATATGCGCAATAAGCAACGTTGTGGCCGAAAACGTACTCAGTTGTCACTGGCTGAACTCACTTATATCAACGACAAAATTGCCCAGGGGTGGACGCCTGATACCATTATTGGGCGCGCTGAGCGCCCAATTAGTTGTAACCGGCGAACTCTTTACCGGATGTTTGAACGTGGCCAGTTCGGCTTCGATGTCCGTTCCTTGCCGATGCGAGGTAAGCGGCACCCGAATGGCTATGTCGAGCGCCGTGGGAAGGCTGGCCAATTGGGGCGAAGTATTCACGAGCGTGCCAAGGACTTTCCGCACTATGCCACTGAATTTGGGCACCTTGAAGCTGATACCGTCCAAGGCAAAAAGCACCAAGGGGCGGTAATGACCCTGACCGAACGCCAATCGAAGGTCGAAATTGTACTCAATGTGCACGAAAAGACGGCTGATGCGATTAACCAACACTTAAGTCAGTGGCTTCGGAAATTCCCGCGGCACTTCTTCAAATCGATTACCTTTGACAACGGAAAAGAATTCGCCGGCTGGCGCGAGATTGCCAATCAATTTGACCTTCACACTTACTTTGCCGAGGTTGGTGCTCCCAATCAACGAGGGCTGAACGAAAACAACAACGGTCTTTTACGCCGGGATGGCTTAACGAAACAGCTAGATTTCCGCAATCTTCCTGATGAATTGGTAACCCAACTGATGAGTAAGCGAAATAATCTGCCCCGTAAATCACTAGGCTATCGAACTCCATATGAAGTATTCATGTCTTACGTCACTGATGAGCAACTATTTTCTTTCTAA
- the ltrA gene encoding group II intron reverse transcriptase/maturase yields MRQSQKTEQQADRLSRIGLENRKYTRARSTGYGEGKGMSVTIQDLVLDRNNLNQAYLRVKRNKGAAGVDDMTVNDLLPYLRENKTELIASLREGKYKPAPVKRVEIPKPNGGVRRLGIPTVVDRMVQQAVAQILTPIFERIFSDNSFGFRPHRGAHDAISKVVDLYNQGYRRVVDLDLKAYFDNVNHDLMIKYLQQYIDDPWTLRLIRKFLTSGVLDHGLFAKSEKGTPQGGPLSPLLANIYLNELDEELTRRGHHFVRYADDCNIYVKSQRAGERVMRSITQFLEKRLKVKVNPDKTKVGSPLRLKFLGFSLGVDHNGAYARPAKQSQQRVKKALKLLTKRNRGISLTRMFEEIHRKMRGWLQYYSIGKLTNFIQRLDKWLRVRIRQYIWKQWKKFKTKVTNLQKLGMSQRDAYVFASTRKGYWRTAHSKTLSYSLTNRKLEQLGLMNMSKTLQSIQCD; encoded by the coding sequence GTGCGACAATCGCAGAAAACAGAACAACAAGCTGACCGCTTGTCGAGGATAGGTTTGGAAAACCGAAAGTACACAAGGGCGCGTAGTACCGGTTATGGTGAAGGTAAAGGTATGAGTGTCACTATCCAAGACCTGGTCTTGGATCGCAATAACCTTAATCAGGCTTATTTGCGAGTTAAGAGAAATAAAGGAGCAGCAGGCGTTGACGATATGACAGTCAATGACCTTCTGCCATATCTCAGAGAAAATAAGACGGAACTGATCGCTAGTTTGCGTGAGGGCAAGTATAAACCAGCTCCAGTCAAACGGGTAGAAATTCCGAAGCCTAATGGTGGAGTAAGAAGACTTGGAATACCAACGGTGGTGGACCGAATGGTTCAACAAGCTGTAGCCCAAATTCTTACGCCTATCTTTGAGCGTATTTTCTCTGATAATAGCTTTGGCTTCCGTCCCCACCGTGGGGCCCATGACGCTATTTCAAAAGTAGTAGATCTTTATAATCAAGGTTATCGAAGAGTTGTCGACTTAGACCTAAAAGCCTATTTTGATAACGTTAATCATGACTTGATGATTAAGTATCTCCAACAATATATTGATGACCCATGGACACTAAGACTCATTCGTAAGTTTCTAACTAGCGGAGTCTTAGACCATGGGCTTTTCGCTAAGAGTGAAAAAGGAACCCCACAAGGAGGGCCATTGTCACCACTACTGGCGAACATCTATCTAAATGAGTTGGACGAAGAGTTGACTAGACGTGGTCACCACTTTGTGCGCTATGCGGATGATTGTAACATCTATGTTAAAAGTCAACGAGCCGGAGAACGAGTAATGCGAAGCATTACCCAGTTTCTAGAAAAGCGCTTGAAAGTTAAAGTGAACCCAGATAAAACCAAAGTCGGTAGCCCGCTACGGTTGAAGTTTCTTGGCTTTTCGTTGGGTGTAGACCACAATGGGGCCTACGCCCGTCCAGCTAAACAATCGCAACAACGAGTAAAGAAAGCACTGAAGTTATTAACTAAACGTAATCGTGGAATATCTCTGACAAGAATGTTTGAAGAAATTCATCGAAAAATGCGTGGGTGGCTTCAGTACTACTCAATTGGGAAACTAACTAACTTTATTCAACGCCTTGACAAGTGGTTGAGGGTCCGAATAAGGCAGTATATTTGGAAGCAATGGAAAAAGTTTAAAACTAAGGTAACTAACTTACAGAAGTTGGGGATGTCCCAGCGTGATGCATATGTCTTCGCTAGTACCCGAAAGGGCTACTGGCGAACTGCACATAGTAAGACCTTGAGCTATTCTCTAACTAATAGAAAACTGGAACAACTCGGACTTATGAATATGTCCAAGACGCTCCAGTCAATTCAATGTGATTAA
- a CDS encoding type 1 glutamine amidotransferase, with amino-acid sequence MRINVLQHTPNEGPGTIQEWSQDRGHEMYVYHPYQFGNLPTADETDLLIILGGPMSPNDDLTWIKQERVLIRQLLDAHKPIFGACYGAQQIAKTLGYAVKKTPHKEFGWAPVYLKSDLISDIPQKLTALHWHEEMFEVPAQADLLFSSDLVKNQGFVMNGNVIGLQFHFEPAADNVREIAVNDDQYPLEHNDLHQTSQEIIQHGVPTENKRVMYRLLDFITNN; translated from the coding sequence ATGAGAATCAATGTTTTGCAACATACGCCAAATGAAGGACCAGGAACAATTCAAGAATGGTCACAGGATCGCGGACATGAGATGTACGTTTATCATCCTTATCAGTTTGGTAATTTGCCGACTGCTGATGAGACTGATCTGCTGATTATTCTTGGCGGTCCCATGAGCCCTAATGACGACTTAACGTGGATTAAACAAGAGCGAGTTTTAATTCGGCAACTATTGGATGCTCATAAGCCAATCTTTGGCGCATGTTATGGGGCCCAGCAGATTGCTAAGACACTCGGTTATGCCGTAAAAAAGACACCACATAAAGAATTTGGTTGGGCGCCGGTGTATCTAAAAAGTGATCTTATTTCTGATATTCCCCAAAAATTAACTGCTTTGCATTGGCACGAAGAGATGTTTGAAGTTCCAGCTCAAGCAGACTTATTATTTAGTAGTGACTTAGTTAAAAATCAAGGTTTCGTGATGAATGGTAATGTGATTGGTCTTCAATTTCACTTTGAGCCAGCAGCAGATAATGTTCGCGAGATTGCTGTAAATGATGATCAGTATCCGTTAGAACATAATGATCTACACCAAACTAGCCAAGAAATTATTCAGCACGGGGTTCCTACTGAAAATAAGCGAGTAATGTATCGGTTATTGGACTTTATCACAAATAACTAA
- a CDS encoding HesB/YadR/YfhF family protein yields MIEVQLIITDTASKWFQQKFNLVSGDGIKLYGKTIQPHNVKHGPKQGYEPESTLDEATIIVKKDGINYHVNFADAWFFSGLVVTVDYQQETEEPVFIFRREDNGEADVDAATGASRKYEEYWE; encoded by the coding sequence GTGATTGAAGTGCAATTAATTATTACTGATACTGCTAGCAAATGGTTCCAACAAAAATTTAACCTGGTTAGTGGAGATGGAATAAAGCTTTATGGTAAAACCATTCAACCACACAATGTTAAACATGGTCCTAAGCAGGGGTATGAACCTGAATCGACGCTCGATGAGGCAACAATCATAGTAAAAAAAGATGGTATTAATTACCATGTTAACTTTGCGGATGCCTGGTTCTTCTCAGGACTAGTTGTTACTGTTGATTATCAGCAAGAGACTGAAGAGCCAGTTTTTATTTTTCGCCGTGAAGATAATGGTGAAGCAGACGTTGATGCTGCAACTGGGGCATCACGAAAATATGAAGAATATTGGGAATAA
- a CDS encoding LysR family transcriptional regulator, whose product MIDNYLLEELVTFASEKTLAKTAEKLNVTQPTVTRGMQKLEDELGIQLFDRQPNRIILTDTGKLAAEKATEVLAVNCNFVQQLQNYAARQSVIKIASIAPGPLILLRVKSASFSTQILIDEKFITPDQITTSLLNNENSIIISDQEIQTDQIESRYLGAENLYVNLDKFMYLANSQQVSFKDLAGLSFVVLNDIGPWKEIIQKYIPNAKFLYQEEWAALTEITKYSSFPYFSTNITTANPRQRTSKDDRVRLPITDKAATMTFYANYLKKQKNSLTPLLNEINQNWPNLS is encoded by the coding sequence ATGATCGACAATTACTTGCTTGAAGAATTAGTGACCTTTGCCAGTGAAAAAACACTTGCTAAAACCGCTGAAAAACTTAATGTTACCCAACCGACCGTTACCCGGGGGATGCAAAAATTAGAAGACGAGCTTGGAATTCAATTATTTGACCGTCAACCTAACCGCATTATCCTTACTGATACCGGAAAATTAGCTGCTGAAAAAGCTACTGAAGTTCTCGCCGTCAACTGCAATTTTGTTCAGCAGCTTCAAAATTATGCTGCTCGACAATCAGTAATTAAAATCGCATCAATTGCTCCGGGCCCATTAATTCTGCTTCGTGTAAAAAGTGCATCTTTCTCTACACAAATTTTGATTGACGAGAAGTTTATTACTCCTGATCAAATCACCACTTCACTTTTAAACAATGAAAATTCAATAATTATCAGCGACCAAGAGATTCAAACTGATCAAATTGAATCACGTTATTTAGGTGCTGAAAATCTCTATGTTAATCTTGATAAATTTATGTACCTTGCTAATTCCCAACAGGTTTCTTTTAAGGACCTAGCCGGATTAAGCTTTGTCGTTTTGAACGATATCGGACCATGGAAAGAAATTATCCAAAAATATATTCCAAATGCTAAATTTTTATATCAAGAAGAATGGGCCGCACTTACTGAAATCACAAAATATTCCAGTTTTCCATACTTTAGCACTAATATAACAACAGCTAATCCACGACAACGTACTTCAAAGGACGATCGAGTCAGACTCCCAATTACCGATAAAGCTGCGACAATGACGTTTTATGCTAACTACCTTAAGAAACAAAAAAATTCTTTAACGCCCCTACTTAATGAAATTAATCAAAATTGGCCTAATTTAAGTTAA
- a CDS encoding IS30 family transposase translates to MTYKHLTTRELTLIADFWYQGTKAYRAAKLLQRSQETIYRVYRFLNDGKTIDQYLQTYQRHKRRCGRKQTQLPTIEVNYIHAQIKAGWTPDTIIGRHEHPISCSMRTLYRMFARNQYGFSVKQLPMKGKRHPNGYVEHRGKAGQLGRSIYQRYRDFPHYQHEFGHFEADTVQGKAHRGAVMTLVERQSKVMIVLNIHHKTDEAVNCQLDQWLAKLPRHFVKSITFDNGKEFAGWREIANKYDLHTYFAEVGAPNQRGLNENNNGLLRRDGLSKKLDFRDLPDELVTQLMHRRNNIPRKSLNYRTPLEVFLSHVTEEQLSPFF, encoded by the coding sequence ATGACCTATAAACATCTTACCACACGTGAATTAACTCTCATAGCTGATTTTTGGTATCAAGGTACTAAAGCTTATCGGGCTGCTAAATTACTTCAGCGTAGTCAAGAAACCATCTATCGTGTTTATCGTTTCCTCAACGACGGTAAAACCATCGACCAATATCTTCAGACTTATCAGCGACATAAGCGTCGTTGTGGTCGGAAGCAGACCCAACTGCCAACTATCGAAGTTAACTATATCCATGCGCAAATCAAGGCAGGTTGGACTCCTGATACTATTATTGGTCGTCATGAACACCCAATTAGCTGCAGTATGCGCACCCTTTATCGCATGTTTGCCCGCAATCAGTATGGCTTTTCCGTTAAACAGCTACCGATGAAAGGAAAACGCCATCCCAATGGCTATGTGGAACATCGTGGTAAAGCTGGCCAATTAGGACGCAGTATCTATCAACGATATCGTGATTTTCCGCATTACCAACATGAATTTGGGCACTTTGAAGCTGATACAGTTCAAGGTAAAGCTCACCGCGGAGCGGTAATGACGCTAGTAGAGCGACAATCCAAAGTAATGATTGTCCTTAATATTCATCATAAAACAGACGAAGCAGTGAATTGCCAGCTTGATCAATGGCTCGCTAAACTGCCACGTCACTTTGTTAAATCAATTACTTTTGATAACGGGAAAGAATTTGCTGGATGGCGAGAAATAGCCAATAAGTATGATCTTCACACCTATTTTGCGGAAGTCGGTGCTCCCAATCAACGAGGGTTAAACGAAAATAATAACGGCCTCTTGCGTCGTGATGGTCTTAGTAAAAAGCTAGATTTTCGCGATTTACCAGACGAACTAGTCACTCAGCTAATGCATCGTCGCAACAATATCCCACGAAAATCTCTTAATTATCGTACACCATTAGAAGTATTCTTGAGTCATGTCACAGAAGAACAACTTTCACCTTTTTTCTAA
- a CDS encoding asparaginase — MTKKLLLLSTGGTIASVVSDEGLAPGESGEELIKMLGRLEYDITVRDILELDSSNIQPEEWKIIAEAIYDHRNEYDGIVVSHGTDTMAYTASMLTFMLQHINIPVVLTGSQVPMNVILSDAPDNLRLAFAAAANCEPGVYIAFNRKVMRGCRSVKVRTTAFDAFESVNVPPVGEVTSDGFSIRDHRHPQPGKSQLNTKIDTHVSLVKLFPGFDPALLHAMTKNGCHGIVIEAYGLGGMTSIRRNMVAAVGELIQNGIPIITSSQCLYERSDLTKYEVGRLALLEGAISARDMTSESAITKLMWGLGQGMDVKEIADFFNTDVAGEVTLD; from the coding sequence ATGACGAAAAAATTATTACTCCTTTCAACCGGTGGAACTATTGCCTCGGTTGTCTCTGATGAAGGACTAGCTCCAGGCGAATCTGGCGAAGAATTAATCAAAATGCTTGGTCGGCTGGAATATGACATTACTGTTCGTGATATTCTCGAATTAGATTCATCTAATATCCAGCCAGAAGAATGGAAAATTATTGCCGAAGCGATCTATGATCATCGTAACGAATATGATGGAATAGTCGTTTCACATGGGACAGATACGATGGCTTATACTGCTTCGATGCTGACTTTCATGCTTCAACATATTAATATTCCTGTTGTACTAACTGGAAGCCAAGTTCCTATGAATGTGATTCTTAGTGATGCCCCTGATAACTTACGACTTGCCTTTGCAGCCGCTGCTAACTGCGAGCCAGGAGTCTATATTGCTTTTAATCGTAAAGTAATGCGTGGCTGTCGGAGTGTTAAAGTTCGAACAACCGCCTTCGATGCCTTCGAAAGTGTGAATGTCCCACCAGTAGGAGAAGTTACTTCAGACGGCTTTTCCATTAGGGATCACCGGCATCCCCAACCTGGTAAAAGTCAATTAAATACTAAGATCGATACTCATGTTTCACTGGTAAAGCTCTTCCCAGGATTTGATCCTGCCTTGCTCCATGCAATGACTAAAAATGGCTGTCACGGAATTGTGATTGAAGCGTATGGTCTCGGAGGAATGACCTCGATTCGGCGAAATATGGTCGCTGCAGTTGGTGAATTAATCCAAAACGGTATTCCAATTATTACTTCTAGTCAGTGTCTTTATGAACGAAGCGACCTAACAAAATACGAGGTCGGACGACTTGCACTACTAGAAGGAGCAATCAGCGCCCGCGACATGACTTCCGAAAGTGCCATCACTAAATTAATGTGGGGTCTTGGTCAAGGGATGGATGTTAAAGAAATTGCAGACTTCTTCAATACCGATGTTGCTGGTGAAGTAACTTTAGACTAA
- a CDS encoding DUF1002 domain-containing protein — MRSNKLTKIIITSTLALSLLAVPVSQATVLAAETTSESTSNSSTTQTHTLNKSYVVYGAGAAEKNELNNVLAVDDNFTTLTATASDYQKYINPNGSTTNAAMVSSVAIVPTDPGSGIKVNVKKFNGEDNITKVTAQQYAMVAQMAGVTDVTITVSANRAVSGESALTGVYKAIAADGVSLNEQNTQSANQMLTATNGAIEANKDDSKYPGKLMAAVGDTTKEINQQKKQGTTPTQNQIQVIFNRKLEKRNIYNETKNHEQPIINALVQFNNAPISSSKDYSSHVTDTINNVKNSSGDMMNKAKKFLNSQDGQAVKQQAQSWWTQFVNWIRSWF; from the coding sequence GTGCGCTCAAATAAGTTAACCAAAATCATTATTACCTCTACTCTCGCACTATCTTTATTAGCAGTGCCAGTTAGCCAGGCCACAGTTTTGGCGGCTGAGACAACTAGTGAAAGTACGAGCAACAGTTCAACTACTCAGACCCATACGCTAAATAAATCATATGTTGTATATGGAGCGGGGGCTGCCGAGAAGAATGAATTAAATAATGTACTAGCAGTCGATGATAATTTTACAACGTTAACCGCTACTGCCAGTGATTATCAGAAGTATATCAATCCGAATGGTTCGACAACTAACGCCGCCATGGTTAGTTCGGTAGCAATTGTCCCCACCGATCCAGGCTCGGGGATTAAAGTTAATGTAAAAAAGTTTAATGGTGAGGATAATATTACTAAAGTAACTGCCCAACAGTACGCTATGGTTGCGCAAATGGCGGGGGTTACGGATGTTACTATCACCGTTAGCGCTAACCGGGCCGTTTCTGGGGAGTCAGCTTTAACCGGAGTCTATAAAGCAATTGCGGCAGATGGAGTTAGTTTAAATGAGCAAAATACTCAATCTGCTAACCAAATGTTGACCGCAACAAATGGGGCAATTGAAGCTAATAAGGACGATAGTAAATATCCTGGTAAGTTGATGGCTGCGGTTGGTGATACCACTAAGGAAATTAACCAACAAAAGAAACAAGGAACTACCCCAACGCAAAATCAAATTCAAGTAATCTTTAATCGGAAACTTGAAAAGCGAAACATTTACAATGAAACAAAGAATCATGAACAACCAATTATCAATGCGCTTGTTCAGTTTAATAATGCTCCAATTAGTTCAAGTAAAGACTATAGCTCGCACGTAACTGATACGATTAATAATGTAAAGAATTCATCAGGAGATATGATGAATAAGGCGAAAAAATTCTTGAATTCTCAAGACGGGCAGGCAGTTAAGCAACAAGCTCAGTCTTGGTGGACCCAGTTTGTTAACTGGATCCGTAGCTGGTTTTAA
- a CDS encoding PLP-dependent aminotransferase family protein, translating to MTKFNFSKRVPADGTDAVGVILKAAADPKIISFAGGLPAPELFPVKAMKEAVDQVFAERGQEVMQYGAAKGVTALRELVLQRVKEKENVTGQLDNVLMTTGSEQALDLVGKAFVNPGDTVLVEQPTYLCALDVFKSYGANFVGVEMDEAGMKMDALEEALKAHPEAKLVYTVPNFQNPTGRTMALKRREKLAELAAKYDVYVLEDNPYGEIRFKGQHVPAVKSFDRTGHVFYMGTFSKTLAPGFRLGWVVADEAVVNKLTVLKQSTDLHTDNLAQYAVVEFLKHNDLDAHVKQISDLYGQRKALMTEGLEKYFPQGVKYSDPEGGMFLWVEVPGVEDTVELFKQCLEHNVAFVPGDPFYAGEPQPGAFRLNYSNAQEDQIKAGMKQLGEALQDEREN from the coding sequence ATGACCAAGTTTAATTTTTCCAAACGCGTGCCAGCAGATGGAACAGATGCAGTCGGTGTAATCTTAAAAGCAGCAGCGGATCCAAAGATTATTTCTTTTGCTGGAGGATTGCCGGCGCCTGAGCTTTTCCCTGTCAAAGCGATGAAAGAAGCTGTTGACCAGGTGTTTGCTGAACGTGGTCAAGAAGTAATGCAGTATGGAGCTGCTAAAGGGGTGACAGCCCTCCGTGAATTGGTTCTCCAACGTGTCAAAGAAAAAGAAAACGTGACCGGGCAGCTAGACAATGTGTTGATGACGACAGGTTCAGAACAAGCTCTTGACTTAGTCGGAAAGGCCTTTGTTAATCCTGGTGATACCGTACTGGTCGAACAGCCAACTTATCTTTGTGCTCTTGATGTCTTTAAATCATATGGTGCCAACTTTGTAGGGGTAGAAATGGATGAAGCGGGGATGAAGATGGATGCCCTAGAAGAAGCATTAAAGGCTCATCCGGAAGCTAAGCTGGTTTACACCGTGCCAAACTTTCAAAATCCAACTGGCCGAACCATGGCACTAAAGCGACGGGAAAAGCTGGCCGAACTAGCCGCTAAATATGATGTTTATGTGTTAGAGGATAATCCTTATGGTGAAATTCGTTTTAAGGGGCAGCATGTGCCAGCAGTTAAGTCGTTTGACAGAACCGGACACGTTTTCTATATGGGGACTTTTTCCAAGACGCTTGCTCCTGGTTTCCGTTTAGGATGGGTGGTAGCCGATGAAGCTGTTGTTAATAAGCTGACGGTACTGAAACAGTCTACAGACTTGCATACAGATAACTTAGCCCAGTATGCCGTGGTAGAATTTCTGAAGCATAACGACCTTGATGCACATGTCAAGCAAATTAGTGACCTGTATGGGCAACGCAAAGCACTAATGACAGAAGGGCTAGAGAAATACTTCCCCCAAGGTGTTAAATATTCTGATCCAGAAGGCGGAATGTTCCTATGGGTTGAAGTACCCGGAGTAGAAGATACTGTTGAGCTTTTTAAGCAATGTCTGGAACATAACGTGGCCTTTGTACCAGGTGACCCATTTTATGCAGGTGAACCACAGCCCGGTGCCTTCCGGTTGAACTACTCCAATGCTCAGGAAGACCAGATCAAGGCAGGAATGAAGCAACTCGGTGAAGCTCTGCAAGACGAGAGAGAGAATTAA
- a CDS encoding L-lactate dehydrogenase: protein MTRKVAVVGMGHVGATVAHYLVAGGFVDDLALFDTNEAKVQADALDLRDAMANLPYHTNLTVNDESQLRDCDVVVSALGKSKLVDTPDHDRFAEFKFTRTQVPLVAKMLVDNGFHGKLVDVTNPCDVITSMYQKLTGLPKEHVMGTGTLLDSARMRARVGEALKVDSRSVVGFNLGEHGNSQFTAWSTVRVLGKPVTELVKERGLKLSELEERARQGGYLVYQGKKYTNYGVATAAVRLTNALLNDARTEMPVSNYREEYGTYLSYPAVVGRDGVVEQLHLDLTPEEEAKLATSATYIKERLKKEEERANQLAQAE from the coding sequence ATGACGAGAAAAGTAGCAGTAGTCGGAATGGGTCACGTTGGGGCAACGGTAGCGCACTATTTAGTTGCTGGTGGCTTTGTCGATGACCTCGCATTATTTGATACTAATGAAGCTAAGGTGCAAGCGGATGCTTTGGACTTACGAGATGCAATGGCCAATTTGCCTTACCATACTAACCTGACTGTTAATGATGAAAGCCAATTGCGTGATTGTGATGTGGTCGTGTCAGCCCTAGGGAAATCAAAGTTGGTTGATACGCCAGATCATGATCGCTTTGCTGAATTTAAGTTTACGCGGACCCAAGTGCCCTTGGTAGCGAAGATGTTAGTAGACAATGGATTTCACGGTAAGTTAGTTGATGTTACTAACCCTTGTGATGTGATTACCTCAATGTACCAAAAATTAACGGGATTACCAAAAGAACACGTGATGGGGACGGGGACCTTACTCGACTCTGCACGGATGCGGGCCCGGGTTGGTGAAGCGTTGAAAGTTGATTCACGCTCTGTTGTTGGTTTTAATCTTGGGGAACATGGCAATTCGCAATTTACGGCATGGTCGACAGTCCGCGTTCTGGGGAAACCGGTCACTGAACTAGTAAAAGAACGGGGATTAAAGCTTTCTGAGCTAGAAGAACGTGCTCGTCAAGGAGGCTACCTCGTATATCAAGGGAAGAAATACACTAATTATGGTGTTGCCACGGCAGCAGTCCGGTTAACCAACGCATTATTGAATGATGCGCGAACTGAAATGCCAGTTTCTAATTATCGTGAAGAATACGGCACGTACCTTTCATATCCAGCTGTCGTTGGCCGTGACGGGGTAGTGGAGCAGCTGCATCTGGACTTGACGCCGGAAGAAGAAGCAAAACTAGCAACATCCGCAACATACATCAAAGAACGATTGAAAAAAGAAGAAGAGCGAGCAAACCAGCTAGCTCAGGCAGAATAG
- a CDS encoding 2-keto-4-pentenoate hydratase: MTANKNVTLNEEQEAFAQELFQAYQSKKPLVMDEWAEVVSDDNTAYALQDRFVELKGLPTGGYKVSLTSKKTQDMFDSDSPLYGQQVDAHFLPSPAVLSLKEQTMAPLVEVELGFRAKTDLHASDSMEDLLHKTTVCGTLEVPDSRFADWFPDLNKFSVMSDCAVGGYVVYGQERPTDEVFKTVDDAANVNVTLYHDGKEVDSGASSEVLGNPLKSLQWLVRKLEEQGKTFRAGQLVSSGTFLLPPHLTAGKWEAKFDNGFGTVSVDVTD; the protein is encoded by the coding sequence ATGACTGCAAATAAAAACGTTACCTTAAATGAAGAACAAGAAGCTTTTGCTCAAGAACTTTTCCAAGCTTATCAAAGCAAGAAACCACTGGTAATGGATGAATGGGCAGAGGTCGTTAGCGATGATAATACAGCTTATGCCCTTCAAGATCGTTTCGTTGAATTAAAGGGACTCCCAACTGGCGGGTATAAAGTTTCCTTAACTAGTAAGAAAACCCAGGACATGTTTGATTCTGATAGTCCGCTCTATGGACAACAAGTTGATGCCCACTTCTTACCATCACCTGCCGTTCTCTCTCTTAAAGAACAAACGATGGCTCCGTTAGTGGAAGTTGAACTCGGCTTCCGTGCTAAAACTGACTTGCACGCCAGTGACTCGATGGAAGATTTATTACATAAGACTACTGTCTGCGGCACGCTGGAAGTACCTGATAGTCGTTTTGCTGACTGGTTCCCAGATCTAAATAAATTCAGTGTCATGAGTGATTGTGCTGTTGGTGGGTATGTAGTATATGGTCAAGAACGACCAACCGATGAGGTGTTTAAGACCGTTGATGATGCAGCAAATGTAAACGTCACCCTTTACCACGATGGCAAAGAAGTGGATAGTGGGGCGTCAAGTGAAGTGCTTGGCAACCCATTAAAGTCATTGCAATGGCTAGTCAGAAAGCTTGAAGAACAAGGGAAGACATTCCGCGCAGGGCAGCTAGTATCATCAGGTACTTTCCTCTTACCACCACATTTAACTGCCGGCAAGTGGGAAGCCAAATTTGATAATGGCTTCGGCACTGTGAGTGTGGACGTGACCGACTAG